ATAAACCACTGGCCCGGAGAATATGAAGGGAGCGGATATACCTGCGACCGAGTCGTCATTAAAAAAGTTTATATGGATGAAAGCCAAACCAGGTCCGCTGGGTAAAGGATAGAAAAGCCCATTATACTTCGTGGTGAAATATACGGTATCGGGAGCACCCGGGTCTTGCGCATAAGCCTTAGAGATCGAAAAGATTAGCCCCAGTAATAGGATCAATGATAAAACTAACCTTTCTCCCTTCATTTGGAACCTCCTGTTCAAATGGTTTTCTAATTAATGTTTTTAAATGCTAAAAGAACAAAGAAAACTGAAATCTGATTCCTAACTTAATAAATCGACTTATTATAATAATATACCTAAAGTGGATTTTTGTCAAGATAATTTTCTAAAAGTGTATTAAAAGATTTTTTTATCAGATTTTCAATTTTTACTTGACAAATTTAGTCCTGCTTACTATTCTATTGTTGCTTTTAAGGTTAGGATTTCAGGGATAAGTCTTAACACAAAAAAAGGGATTGCTGAGTGAGTAAGAAGACAATTATCATTGGGGCGACGCTTTTAATTCTCATAGCCATTGCAGGCTGTACAAAAAATAAGTTCAAGCTCGTCCGTTCTCAACCCACTGATGTGCCCTACTATAACCCGGTCAATGACACCTGTTTTATCTGCCATAACGTCTCTACTTTGAAAAAGACTATTACCACTTCGCTAGGAACAGAGACAGTTCCCCTTTACGTGAACCGTGATAAATTTGCCCGCTCATTGCACAGGGGTCAACGGTGTCAGGGTTGTCACACCGATATAGTTCTGCATAAAGGTCACGGAGAGGTTCCAAAGAGCTATGGGGGATGGGCTAATTTCAGCGCAGAGGACACGCTCCTTACAAGAAATTACACCACTCAAGCCGCAATTGCCTGCCCGGCATGCCATGGACGATCGAGCTTTCTTAATAGCCAGCATTATCTGATAGGGAAGATAAAAAGCTCCCATGCAGAGCAGTTTGGCGGAATGCAAATAGGAAAAGATTACGACAAAGCCAAATGCGGAAAATGCCATTTGACTTGTGCCACCTGCCATTTCAATGGCCAGGTGCAAAGGTTTTCAACCGGAGAGGTAACTGATTACTGGAGTCAGCTTCTGAGCGGTACACAGATCACGAATGCCGATTCCCTGACCAACTGGTGGATCGACTGGACCACTAATGTCGAATCACACGATTTTAACATTGCTGAGGACCTGACCAGTTCGAACGATATGTGCCGAGTATGCCATACTGGCTATTATTCACAGTATGGCTTGAAAGGTTATCCAGATTCGGACACGCTTGTACACTCTCCTATAACCAGTCAGGGGATTCAAAAATATCCGAAATATGAGGAATGGAGCTTCCTAAGCGGCGGTATCTCGGTGATGACTGGAATAAATGATTCCTTGCATCTTATATATCTGAATATAAGGAATTTGGATCATTACTCTAGAAAATGTGTTGACTGTCACGATAGAATTCATTCTTTGACGCGGATTACCTGTCTTAATAATGATTGTCATGAACATGACGATAAGGCATTTCAGCCGGGAACACTTCACAGCGATGTAGGTTGCGTGGCTTGTCACGATGCTACAATGAAAACATTTAGGGCAAACTATTCGGTATTCCCACGAGCAGACACGGTGCGAGCAGCAGCAATTAGAGACAATAAAGTCATAGATTGGCGCTCACACATGATTGTGAATCCGACGAAGACGTTAGGGATACCTGAATTCTGCATATATAAATGCCATAATCCTGTTGGGCAAGGTACGGTTGGTGCGCCTGTTGACTTTAACCAAGATTTCGATGTTCACGGTGGCGGAGATAAATGAGAGAAGTATGAAGCAAAAAATAGTTCTGTTTCTAATTCTAAGTTTAGTCATCTTCAAGTTCGGTCAAGCAGTTGAGCTAAAAAGCAATATCACCACCTATTTTAACTCTTACCAGACCCAGGACCTTTATACTGAGGAGAAGACCTCTTTTCTCAGGGCTTATCAGAGTTTTCAATTTGATTTAAACCAGATAGGAACAAAGAACCTTTCCTTTCATACTTATTTCCGCTCAACTACGGATTTTAATCATAAGAATTCGACTGACCCGTCGACTAAAGTTTATAATGCTTACATAGATTGGAAAAATATCAAAAATATTCTGGACTTGAGATTGGGCAGGCAGTTCCTTTACGTAGGAGTCGGGAACGGGACGATGGATGGTTTCAGATTTGATCTTAAGCCGAGATATAAGGTTCAGCTTACCGGGTATGTTGGTTTTCAGCTTCCGGAAGACCAGTGGACCAAAGTGGATTCCTGGAATAAGAGCCATATCCTCGGCGGCGAGTTAGCCACTACTTATTTGAGAGATACCAGGCTGGCAGTCAGTTACGTTAAGAAAGAGCGGGGCACAGGCCCGGAACAACATTTGATCGGGGCAAATGCGACTCACCAGTACTGCAAACTTACCTTCTTCACCCAGTTCTATTATGACCTGGTTTACAAGAAAGCTCAGAACTTTACACTGAGAGGTGATGGCTCAGGATTGGTCAATGGACTTTACTTATCTGCAGAGTATCAATACCGCAGGCCCAGCATATATTCCAACTCCATTTTCAGCGTGTTCAAACAGGACACATATTCCATTCTGAGATTCAACGGAGCTTACCAGCCGGTCAAGAATTTCAAATTCTCCTCTGAATATGACCTGACCCTTTACAAATCAGGTAACTCTACCCGGTTCAGGTTCGGGTTTGAATATGCTTACATAGGTGTAGGGATGTACCTCAGAAGAGGTTATGGAGGGGAGAGCAACGGAGTTTATGGGAAACTGATTTATACCCTGAATAAAAACTTCACCTTTTCAGCCAGCGCTGATTACGGCAGATATAAAATCGACGAGGAACAGGAGAGTAAAGACGATGTTTTTGCTCTTGCCTCCAGAGTGGAATGGGAGCCAGTAAGAAATCTGAGATTCGCCGTAGAGTTACAGGATGTAAGAAATAAAATCAGAAGCTATGATTTGAGACTGCAGGGGAAAGCAAGTTATCGGTTTGTTTTTCCTTTTTCCAAAAAATAAGGTTCAAACCGACTTCAGTCGGGTCAAGATTATTACGCCACTAAAGTGGCTATGAACAAGATATCGAGAGAGCAGTTAAAGAAATAGCGGGCAAGGGTGCCCGCCCTACGAATTGACAGAACAGCACAATGAGGTTCAAACCGACTTCAGTCGGGTCAAGATTCTTGCGCCACTAAAGTGGCTATGAACATTTGAAAAGGAAAAAAATGAGATTGTCAAATAAGACCTTAAGTTTAATCCTTTTAAGTGTTATTTTCAGCCTGATCTTACTGCCAGCGCTTTTTGCCACCCTGGAGATACCCAAAAGCGATATCATTTTTTCGCATAAAAGACATTCTGACCAGCCCTGTGACAACTGTCATAACAAAATATACGAAAGCGATAAATCCGAGGATAAGAATCTTCCGATAATGGACATTTGCACCCAATGCCATGATGGAACAACTTTACCCAACGAATGCTCGGTCTGTCATAAAGACAAAGAAAATCCCCAGGCGCTGGTTAGACCCAAAAGAGATTTTATTTTCTCTCATAAAAAACACCTGGAAAGGAAAACGGAATGCGTTTTCTGTCATGGGGATGTAACCAAGAAAGATAAGCTGACTTCGGAGAATATGCCGGATATGGGGAAATGCTATGAATGTCACGAGGGGACCAAAGTCTCCAACCAGTGCGAGCTGTGCCATGCCAAAATGAAATTGAGAAAATATCACCCGGATGACTGGCTGCATTCTCACCAGTGTCAATCCATCACTAAAACGGAGAAATGCGTTCAGTGTCACCAGAACCAGGACTTGTGTCAGAAATGCCATCAGGGTGACAACCTTTTCCAGAAAACCCATCCTTTAAATTACAACTTCACCCATGGGCTGGATGCCAAATCCAAAGAGAAGGATTGTCTATCCTGCCATCTGACCAAGGAGTTTTGCAATGATTGTCATTCCAAGGAAGCCGGCAAGCCTTTGAATCATTCGATCCCGGATTGGGCAGGGGGTAAGCACGGGGAGTATGCCAGAAAAGATATGGAGCTATGCGCTTCCTGTCACGACACTGCTGATCCGATCTGCACCTGGTGTCACCAGGATAAGAATCCCGGAAGGGGGAATGACCACGATATTCATCCTTCGGGATTTGCTTCGAATTTAGGTAAAGGTCCCTGGCATGAGGATGATGGTTATTTCTGTTATGAATGCCATACCAAAGGACCAAAAGCAGGAATTGGTTTCTGCGGATATTGCCACGGTGATAAGGAGTAGTATAGAAGTTTGTAGGGAAGGGGCCTGTCCCCTCCCGTTGTCATACATAAATCCCGCCTTGATAAAAGGGTGGGATTTTTTGTTTATCAAGGATTCGAGGGTTGGGGGAAAAGCTGGTAGCAGGTGGCGCGTTGCAAGGAGCCAAAAGTAAAACAGCAAACGGAATAAGGAAGATGACCGCTCCATCTCCCGATGACAGAAGAGCTTGTCAATGGAGAGTGTGGGTGGGGGTTTTCGTAGTGCGCCTGGGTGCGATAAATAAAATAAACTGGATTTGTTATTAGAGTACGGACCCCACCTTCAGGAGAAGGTGGGGTTACTTATAGTGGAACAGGCATCTTGCCTGTTCGGTCAGGCGAGATTTCTGACCCACTGACATATTCTGCTATTGGCACCCTCAAGCTGGTTTTGAGGGTGAAGGATGTAAACCTCACCCTTACCCTCTCTTGCGAGAATAGGGGATGGAGACGCATTCGATGCGTCTCTACAAAATAACCTGTTTTGTATTTTTTAATTTTCTTGACTTAAGGTTTTTTTTGTATAAAATACTTATGCATATGAGTAATTGAAGATATGAAATCTAAACAAGATAAGGAGGCATTGTGATTTTAAACTGGATTTTCTCTGAAAGAGCCTGGAAAATGAAAAGCTCTGCTATCCGGGAAATTCTTAAAATAACTGAAAGGCCGGAGATTATTTCCTTTGCCGGAGGTCTGCCTGCGCCGGAGCTTTTCCCGATAGAGGAGATAAAAGAAGCCTGTATTAAGGTGTTAGAGCAAAACGGAGCTAAAGCTTTGCAATACAGCCTGACTATGGGTTATCCGCCTTTGCGGAAGTTCTTAGCGGACCGGCTTTCGAAAAACGGAACCAAGCTTACTGAGGAGAACATCCTGATCACCTGCGGGTCCCAGCAGGGGCTGGACCTGGTGGGCAAGGTTTTTATCGATCCGGGAAGTTTCATAGTGGTG
The Candidatus Zixiibacteriota bacterium genome window above contains:
- a CDS encoding cytochrome c3 family protein, whose translation is MRLSNKTLSLILLSVIFSLILLPALFATLEIPKSDIIFSHKRHSDQPCDNCHNKIYESDKSEDKNLPIMDICTQCHDGTTLPNECSVCHKDKENPQALVRPKRDFIFSHKKHLERKTECVFCHGDVTKKDKLTSENMPDMGKCYECHEGTKVSNQCELCHAKMKLRKYHPDDWLHSHQCQSITKTEKCVQCHQNQDLCQKCHQGDNLFQKTHPLNYNFTHGLDAKSKEKDCLSCHLTKEFCNDCHSKEAGKPLNHSIPDWAGGKHGEYARKDMELCASCHDTADPICTWCHQDKNPGRGNDHDIHPSGFASNLGKGPWHEDDGYFCYECHTKGPKAGIGFCGYCHGDKE